TCCAGCAACATTTGACGATGGTTCAACGACCAAGACTATTTCAGGTGTTGGTACCTACACAGTAGCAGCAGATGGAACTGTAACCTTCACTCCAGAACCTGAATTTACAGGAACTGCACCAGCAGTCACAGTGGTTCGTGAAGATGTGAACGGAACTAAAGCTTCAGCTACCTACACACCAACTGTCCTTCCAATCACTAAGTTTGTCGATAAAGAAGGTAAGGAAATCCCAGGATATCCTACAGTTGATGGTGAGCAACCAAAAGCTGACATTCCAGGTTACCGCTTTGTAGAAACTAAGAAATTGCCAAATGGTGATATCGAACATGTCTACGAGCAAGTAACGACATCATATGTTGATGAAAATGGTAAGCCAATTCCAGGCTACCCAACCGAAGATGGCCAACAACCGAAGAAAGACATCCCAGGTTATGAATTTGTGAAGACAGTTGTAGATGAAAATGGTAATACTCAACACATCTACAAACAAATTGTGACTCCAACACCAGTACCGGATACAACTCCGACACCAGAGCCACAGCCAGCTCCACAAACAGAAGAGCCTAAGGCTCCGGTCCTTCCAGAAACGAAAGAAGAAGCACGCTTTATCAATCCAACTGATAAGACAGCTCAACTTCCAGAAACTGGTAGCGAGGATTCAGACCTTGCAATCGTCGGTTTGGCGAGTCTTCTAGCAGGATTTGGACTCTTTGCCGGAAAACGACGTAAACAGTAAAATGATTTAACAGTCGTTTAGGATATTAAGAATCCAGAATCCAATCAAAATAGACCTCATGGTATTTGCCATGGGGTCTATTTGTATGGCCCAGACTGCGAGTTTTTTTAAGTCGTCATGATTGACTTTGCTCTCTAGGAAGCGTAATCTAGACCTTAGTTAAAGGATTATAAGGAGGTCCCTCGATGATTGAAGTAACTTATTTAAATACCGCCAAGCAAGAAAAACACACTTCCTTTGAAGATTACAATGAATTTGTTAGGGCACAGCAAGCTTGTTGGATTGCCTTACCAGATTCAACGCCAGTCACTAAGGTGACAATAAACGGACATGATATTGGCTACAAGGGACAATATGGTGACCTTTACTTTTATATTATGAAGTTAGACTTGGCACAATATCAGTAATAATAAGGGAAAAGAATCAGACATCGTGTTCTGGTTCTTTTTTTTAATCAGGGTAATTTTTATAAATTAAGAATATTGCTAATTGACTGAAAATGACTTACAATAGAAAGGAAGAATTTATAGAAGGAGACACATATGAAAAACAAGCGTTTAATTTGGACTTTGGTTTTCTTAGCTATCTTGACGCTCGGTTCTATTGGTACAGATCTGTTCAAAAAAGAACACCAAGATACCAATAAGGTCGTCAAAGTAGGGATCCTCCAGTTCGTGACTCACGACGCCCTGGATCAAATCGAGAAGGGAATTGAGGATGGCCTTAAGGAAGCTGGTT
Above is a window of Streptococcus salivarius DNA encoding:
- a CDS encoding DUF4649 family protein, encoding MIEVTYLNTAKQEKHTSFEDYNEFVRAQQACWIALPDSTPVTKVTINGHDIGYKGQYGDLYFYIMKLDLAQYQ